From Methylocystis sp. ATCC 49242, one genomic window encodes:
- a CDS encoding cell wall metabolism sensor histidine kinase WalK, which yields MKAPSLLYRLFFYNLMAQFPASAVAWLTVTLLMFFGVAIDFNLEPDDFAYHRISELVVDSLVKGHDGELRISPTKNLQQQIALNPRLKYAVFDPKSGEAAQGSSQELLGALRDPSIVRTHYVDFSLPGDAPPGARGTKSRKLTPFGFMYVAAYGYRFAWSDLFYTLRSDISPVTLHFASGFAAAAIVTWFAVQRALAPIHELAAQAERIDMDSLGQGIRAENVPSEIRPLVNAVNQALERLDAAAKRMRRFTANAAHELRTPVAIMRARLEDPDEANLRADLVRDASQIQSIVEQMLIAARLTENQTTVDDRVELVGAIRQLVSDYMPLVVDCGRRIEFESREAQIFALGNRRAIECVVGNLIDNALRAEPPGGTVLVRVDADATIDVIDHGEGVAPQDKARIFEPFWRKSEATPGTGLGLSIAKELMDMHGGRIWVEETPGGGATFRISLPGPSTVTGN from the coding sequence GTGAAAGCACCTTCCCTGCTCTATCGGCTGTTTTTCTATAATCTGATGGCGCAGTTTCCGGCGTCCGCCGTGGCCTGGCTCACCGTCACGCTTCTCATGTTCTTCGGCGTGGCGATCGATTTCAACCTGGAGCCGGACGATTTTGCCTATCATCGCATTTCTGAACTGGTCGTCGACTCGTTGGTGAAAGGCCATGACGGCGAGTTGCGGATCTCGCCGACGAAAAATCTGCAACAGCAGATTGCGCTGAATCCCAGACTTAAATACGCAGTCTTCGATCCCAAATCAGGCGAGGCGGCGCAAGGCTCCTCGCAGGAGCTGCTCGGCGCCCTTCGCGATCCGTCGATCGTCCGGACGCATTATGTGGATTTCAGCCTTCCCGGCGACGCCCCGCCGGGCGCGCGGGGCACGAAATCGCGCAAGTTGACTCCGTTCGGCTTCATGTATGTCGCCGCCTATGGATACAGGTTCGCTTGGAGCGACCTGTTCTACACCTTGCGCAGCGACATTTCGCCGGTGACGCTGCATTTCGCCTCCGGCTTCGCGGCCGCCGCCATTGTGACATGGTTTGCCGTGCAGCGGGCGCTGGCCCCGATTCACGAGCTTGCAGCGCAGGCGGAGCGCATCGACATGGATTCGCTCGGCCAGGGCATTAGGGCGGAGAATGTCCCCTCGGAGATCAGGCCGCTCGTCAACGCCGTCAATCAGGCGCTGGAACGTCTCGACGCCGCAGCGAAACGGATGCGCCGCTTCACTGCCAACGCCGCGCATGAACTCAGAACGCCCGTGGCGATCATGCGCGCGCGGCTGGAGGATCCGGACGAGGCGAATCTCCGCGCCGATCTCGTCCGCGACGCGAGCCAGATACAGTCGATCGTCGAGCAGATGCTCATCGCCGCCCGGCTGACGGAAAATCAGACGACGGTCGATGATCGCGTGGAGCTTGTCGGCGCGATCCGCCAGCTTGTATCCGACTACATGCCGCTCGTCGTCGACTGCGGCCGCCGGATCGAATTCGAGTCGAGAGAGGCGCAGATTTTTGCACTGGGCAATCGGCGCGCGATCGAATGCGTCGTCGGAAATCTCATCGATAATGCGTTGCGTGCCGAGCCTCCCGGAGGAACAGTGCTGGTTCGGGTCGACGCCGACGCGACGATTGACGTGATCGACCATGGCGAAGGCGTCGCTCCCCAAGACAAAGCCAGGATTTTCGAGCCGTTCTGGCGCAAGAGCGAGGCGACGCCCGGGACGGGACTCGGCCTCTCGATCGCAAAAGAGCTCATGGACATGCATGGCGGGCGCATATGGGTGGAGGAGACGCCAGGCGGCGGCGCGACGTTCAGGATTTCGCTCCCCGGGCCGTCAACCGTGACCGGGAATTAA
- a CDS encoding ABC transporter permease yields the protein MRFANILTLSVKELRSLARDPIMIALIVYAFSFAIYTAAEVIPETLNKAPIAIVDEDRSALSMRIGAAFYPPYFTPPIFTTLAEMDSLMDKGLITFALDIPPNFQRDVLGGDQPTIQLNVDATRMSQAFSGGGYVETIAMGEVTAFLQRYRATTIPPIELALRTRFNATLKRSWFGAVVEVINQITMLSMVLTGAALIREREHGTIEHLLVMPVTPFEIMASKVLAMGFVVLVASAASLIVIIQGLLAMPIQGSIALFLVGAVFNLFATTSLGIFLATTARSMPQFALLFILVALPLEMLSGGVTPSESMPWLVRDIMLATPTTHFILLAQNILFRGSGFSVIWPQLVALSVIGMGLFGIALSRFRKTISEMQ from the coding sequence ATGCGGTTCGCGAATATCCTGACCCTGAGCGTCAAGGAACTGCGCAGCCTTGCGCGAGATCCGATCATGATAGCATTGATCGTCTACGCATTCTCCTTTGCGATCTATACAGCCGCAGAGGTGATACCCGAGACGCTCAACAAAGCTCCCATCGCCATAGTCGACGAGGATCGCTCCGCTCTCTCCATGCGCATCGGCGCCGCCTTCTACCCACCCTATTTCACACCGCCGATCTTCACGACGCTCGCGGAAATGGATTCATTGATGGATAAGGGCCTCATCACTTTCGCCCTTGATATCCCGCCAAACTTTCAGCGCGACGTTCTCGGCGGGGACCAGCCAACGATACAGCTCAATGTCGACGCGACGCGAATGAGTCAGGCGTTTTCTGGCGGCGGCTACGTCGAAACCATCGCCATGGGCGAAGTCACGGCCTTCTTACAACGCTATCGCGCGACAACGATCCCGCCAATCGAACTCGCCCTTCGAACGCGCTTCAACGCCACGCTGAAAAGATCTTGGTTCGGCGCCGTCGTGGAGGTCATCAATCAAATCACAATGCTGTCGATGGTGCTGACCGGCGCCGCGCTGATCCGCGAACGCGAACATGGAACGATCGAGCATCTGCTGGTCATGCCCGTCACACCGTTCGAGATCATGGCGAGCAAGGTTCTGGCGATGGGCTTCGTCGTCCTCGTCGCTTCCGCCGCGTCGCTCATTGTTATCATTCAGGGATTGCTTGCCATGCCCATTCAGGGGTCGATTGCGCTTTTCCTCGTGGGCGCCGTGTTCAATCTCTTCGCCACGACGTCTTTGGGCATTTTTCTCGCGACCACGGCGCGGTCTATGCCGCAATTCGCGCTACTTTTCATTCTGGTCGCTCTTCCCCTGGAGATGCTGTCGGGCGGCGTAACGCCGTCCGAGAGCATGCCATGGCTCGTCCGAGACATCATGCTCGCGACGCCGACGACCCATTTTATTCTTCTCGCGCAAAATATTCTTTTCCGCGGCTCTGGCTTTAGCGTCATCTGGCCACAGCTTGTCGCGCTCAGCGTCATCGGTATGGGGCTCTTTGGAATCGCCTTATCGCGATTCAGAAAGACAATCAGCGAAATGCAATGA
- a CDS encoding response regulator transcription factor, which translates to MRILLVEDHLELASRVAKRVRQAGFDVDHVDTIEAAAQALVGRPYSVALLDRRLPDGDGLRLIPKIRQMQPESRIMILTALDAVDNRIEGLDAGADDYLTKPFHLDELVARIRASLRRAGKKGSPQILLAKLAYDCETREVTVDGRPATLLRRELALLEALMRRSGRVVWRETLISEIYGMDDDVQPHTLTTLASRLRARLEEIDAGVELHSARGLGYMIKKATSS; encoded by the coding sequence ATGCGAATTCTGTTGGTTGAAGATCATCTCGAACTCGCGAGCCGGGTTGCGAAGCGCGTCAGACAGGCGGGTTTCGACGTCGATCACGTCGACACGATCGAGGCGGCGGCGCAGGCGCTCGTCGGACGTCCCTATTCGGTCGCGCTACTCGACCGGCGGCTTCCAGACGGCGACGGCCTGCGTCTCATTCCGAAGATCCGCCAGATGCAGCCCGAAAGCCGCATCATGATCCTGACGGCGCTCGACGCCGTCGACAACAGGATCGAGGGGCTCGACGCCGGCGCCGACGATTATCTGACCAAGCCCTTTCATCTCGACGAGCTCGTGGCGCGCATTCGCGCCAGCCTGCGCCGCGCGGGCAAGAAGGGATCGCCGCAGATCCTGCTCGCTAAACTGGCCTATGACTGCGAAACGCGCGAAGTGACCGTGGACGGCAGGCCTGCCACGCTGCTGCGTCGCGAACTCGCGCTGCTGGAAGCCTTGATGCGCCGTTCGGGGCGGGTGGTGTGGAGAGAGACTCTCATCTCGGAAATCTACGGCATGGACGACGACGTTCAGCCCCATACGCTGACGACGCTGGCCTCCCGTCTGCGCGCGCGGCTCGAGGAGATCGACGCCGGCGTCGAACTCCATTCGGCGCGCGGGCTCGGCTATATGATCAAGAAGGCGACGTCTTCGTGA